The nucleotide window TCTGGATCACCAACAGGCGATTCAATTGAACAACTACGCAAATTCATAACCGTTGCAAATGGATCAGGAAATAATATAAGCCAAATTTTTGTAGAAACTGAAAAAGCAAGAAGCCAAATTGGCTTAACAATTGGAACAGCTCAAGTTCTTGTTGGTAGCCAAAATAGTTCAAGTTCTTCTGGGCTTGTTTAATTTAATTTTTTTGGTGGTGAAAAATGAAAAAAAGTAATTTTTTAGTAAAAAACAAAGCACTTTTCCTACTTTTTGGACTTGGTTTAAGTAGTTTTGTTTTTTATTCATGCACAACTAACAACGAAATTAAAACTGAGCAGCCAAAAAAAGATCTAAAACCAGGGGGCAGCAGTCAATCAAATACTGAAAATCAACAACCCAAATTTGATCAAAACACCCAAAAAAGTTTTGAAGATAAAATAAATACAGCCTATTCAACTTTTGAAGCTAGTTCATCTCAGACTTCTTACCAAAATCTTGCAAAAACTCTTGATGAAGTCAAGTCTTCATTGTCTCAATTGTTTAAAAATGAAGACTTAGAAAAAAAGCAAATTGACTGAGATAGTGCCAAAAAAACTTTGGATTTTCAGCTTGAAAAAACTGGCTACCAAACTGATAATTTAACTAAATTAATAATTGGATCTTTTTTAGATATTCTAAAACCAATTGAAAAATCAAGAGAATTACCCCGGCCAAGCCAGCCTGAAATCCCCGAAGATCGAGTTAATAAATATTATGAACAACTAAATGCTGTTGCCCCAAAAGGTCAAAATTGAGCAATTGTAAAAGATGGAAAACGAACTGTTGAAGACCAATATCAGTATGATTTTCCTGATAATGAATGAAGATATTACCTTGAAAAATACGGTGGCGGCGGGGCTAAAGTCATCGGACTTGATGACCCTGATGGGCTTAGTGATTATCCGCTTGGTAATACTAAAAAAGTCTCTTCAAATTTAAAATCATCTTTAGATGAAAAAGCCAAGCAAGCAAATCAGCCTTTATATGATAATGCTTCACAGCGAACTTTTGTCTTGCCAAAATATGACAGTTCTGGAAACATAACAGGAATTGATATTCCCGAACATCATAAAGGTGATACGTCCCCGGCAATTCATCTTGATCCTCAGACTGGGCAAGTTTTAAGAGGTGGGCCTGGAAGAGTTGGTTTGCCACGGATTTTGCCAAACCAAGAATATAAAAAACTGACAAAAAGTGCAATTTCTGTTGCTTTTAGAAATGGTCAATTTTTAAGAACTCACAACGGAAAAGAGGGTGAGCCTGATTATTTACCCCCAGATCAAATAGTTCATTTTAATAATTTGCACAGAGGGACTCTAAATATTATCGACTATAAAAAAGAAGATAACAATAAATATCCTTTGACTTGGTATTTTATTACAAATGCACACGTTTTAAATCGACTTCAAGTTGCAAATGATTATCATGAAGGTAAAATTTATGGCCGTGATGATAATGCTTATAACACTCATAACCGTCAATATAATACATGAAGTCTCGTTTTTACAAAAATTAAAGATTCTGTCAGTCTAAATAATATAATGCCAACAACTGGCGAGCCCCGCAGCGAGAGTTATTATGACACAGTCAATCTTACCGTGCGAACAAAAAATTCAAACATTCATAATGCCGGAAAAAAACTTGAAAGTTCAAAAAATTTTGCTGTAATTGACGATCAACTTAACAATAATCAAGAAATTCCAAAAGATGCTGAACTAAATGTTAGAACAATTGTCTTTGGCTCTAATGTTTTTGACAAAAAACTAAGTGACTTTACAGATCAAGAAAAATACAAAAATATGCAAGAATTGCTTGATTTTGCAATTATGGAAGTCACCTTTGACAACGAAGAGCAAGCAAAAATAATCACAAAAGACTGGTATGATGAACACCAAGACCAAAAAACCAACGACAAATCAACAGCAATTACTTCTGATGCCGACTTTTTAAAAGATGAACAATATGAAAAACTGCCAGCAAATCAGTTTTATGGTCTAGGTTTTCCACTTACAGAAGCAGAAACACATCAAACTTTAAATGAATTTAAAAATAAAAATGCTTGAGAATCAAGAAAACATAGCGTTAGTCCTTATGTAAATAAAGACAATGGCCTCTATTTTAATCAAGATCCTTCTAACCAACAGTGGAAAGACGGTGGCGATCTTTCTTGGTCAAGATCTTATCGCTCATTTATGAATAAGCCTGGGTTGACTGATATTTTTATTGCAATGCCTTATGTAAGTAATGGTTTTATTAAAATTACTAAATTTGACTCATCAAAAAATGTATTTAGTCATACTCCTTATTTATTTTGAGGTTTAGGCACTTTGCTTGATAATTTCACCGGTGGGGGAGGAATGTCAGGAACTGGAATATATAAAGATAATAAACTATATTCATTAGTTTTTGCAACTGATCCGCGCGCTTCAACTGCTGTTAGTTTAAATTTAAGATCATATGGAAATGACTATAAAGGCTATTACGGACAATATAATTTACCAAAATATGACCTAATTTATGGGTCAAAACACCAGCGAAAATCATATTTTCAAGCAATGCAAGAACTTTATAAAAATAAAGGAATTAAAACTTATCTCTTTCCAAATGGCTTTGAAGACTCACAAAAAGTTGATGTTTTTGGCGACTGAAACAGTTAAAAATAATATAAAAATCATTTATTGACAGTTTTAATTGTTAAAAATTTATGCTATAATTTCCTTAGGTTAATTTTTCCAAACAGCCCTAAAATTTATAGGGTTTCTTGAATCGCAAAACAATAGAAAAAACTAGACACGGTTTTTTCTATTGTTTTAATCTATAAAAAAACTTAATAACTAAGAGAATTATGGCTAGAAAAACAAAAGAAAAACAAAAAACTGAAAATATTGCAGAAAAACTCACAGAAGAACAACAAAATGTTGTTAATTTAGCATTAAAAGGTGAAAACATCCTAGTTGATGCTTGTATTGGAAGTGGAAAAACATCGGTAATTCAAGTTCTCTGTGACAAATTTCCTATTGATAAAAAAATTTTGTACTTAACTTATAATAGACTATTAAAAATTGAAGCTAAAAACAAGATTAAAAACAAAAATGTTAAGGTACAAAATTATCACGGATTTGCATACGGACTTTTGTGAAGAAATGGTATTAATTCTTCCCCTGCAGATTCAATTAGAATATTTTTAAGAAATAACATTTCTGTTGGGGCTTATGATGTTCTATTAATTGATGAATATCAAGATATTACTGAAGAAATATCTTTGTTATTGGAAAAAATAAAACAAGAAAATCCTAACATACAAATTGTTGCTGTTGGGGATATGAGTCAGAAAATTTACGATAACACAAAATTAAATGTTACTGATTTTATTGATAAATTTTTAGAATCATATAAACAAATTAGCTTAACATTTTCCTTCAGAATGCCAAAAGAACATGCTAATATGTTAGGGCGAATCTGAGATAAAACAATTAATGGAGTCAACGAAAATTGCCAGATTGAATATATGGAACTGGAAGAAATTAAGGAATTTTTGTCTACACAAAAACCTGCTGATATCTTATGTTTAGGGCCGGGATTTAGTGAAGAAATGGCAGAAGTATTAAACTATCTTGAAGAAAATCATAGTGATATTTTTAATAAAAAAACCGTTTATGCTTCTATAAGAGAAAAAGACGCAAATTTGTCTCCCAAAAAAAATTCAGCTATTTTTACAACATATGATAGCTCAAAAGGATTGGAAAAACCTATTTGTGTTATTTTTAATTTTACCATAAATTATTGAGAAAACCGCTTAGATAAAATTACTGCAAATTATGAAATTGTAAAAAACATATTTTGTGTAGCGGCAAGTAGGGGCAAAGAAAAAATCATCTTTTTAAATCCAAAAGAGTCAATCCCATTATTAAATGAAGAAATCATCAAGCAATACAAAAATTTTAGAAAAAGAGATAATGATTTATTTTTAATGTCTGAAATGTTTGATCACAAGTTTGATATTGATCTTCAAGATATGTTAAAAATGCTTGAAGTAAAAAAAATTAAAACCGAAGATACAAACGAAATAAAAGTACAAACACATGATGATTTAATTGATCTTACACCATGTATAGGGATCTATCTTGAAGCATCTTATTTTGACGGTTGGGATTTAGATAAAGAAATTGAGTTTTTTATCGCAACTAGATATTGAGATTCGCCAAACATGCAAAAAAAGTTAACACTCGAGTATAAAAATTACATCAAAGAAAGAAATTCAATAAAAGATTTAACACTCTTTTTTGTTTATTTGAAAACACAACAAGAAAGATACATTAAACAAACGCAGCCCGATTTTGTTGATGATAATGCTGTTGATCAAATGCATAAAAGATTATCAAAAGTGCTTAAAAAAGACGAAACAATTCAACAAGAATGTTGAATGGACTTTAGTGATAATAATGTTACATTAAAAGCTCAGGGAATTGCTGATGTTATCAAAAATGAAATAGTTTATGAACTTAAATTTGTTAGCGATTTAACAACTGCTCATTTTTTACAAACTGCTTCATATATGTTGGCCTTAAAAAAAGAAAAAGGAATATTGTGGAATATTCGTAATAACGAAATGCATGAAATTAGAATTAAAAATCGAGAAGAATTTAGCGAAAAACTTGCACAAACCATTTCAAAAGGAGTTTATAAACCTAAAAGTCAAAGAGAATTTGAGGAATCAGATGGAAGTAATTAAAAAACAAAAAATTACTAACGTGAATAAAAATATCGCTGTAATTGATGTAGAAACAAACTATGAAAATGAAGTTTTTTCTGTTGGAGTTGTAATTGCTGATAGTGCTAATTTTCAATGATTTGATAAAGAATATTGAATAATAGAAAACAATTTAAAAGTAGGTGCAATGTATGCCCGTAATATTTGAGCTCCTCTTCCCCTTGAATTTAGAGAAGAAATTAATGTTGTTCAAACACGCCAAGAAATGATTGCTCAACTAATTCATTTCTTGAAATCTTATGAAGTAAAAAATTGGTTTTCATATACAAAATTTGATTTTAGACATTTGCCTGAATTGCACAAATCATTCGAGCATAACGATATTTCTATATTCGCTAAAAGCAAGCAATTCAACAAACATATCCCATTAAATGCAGAAAAAACTAAAAAAGGCGATTTCAAGCAATTCAACAAACATATCCCATTAAACGTAGAACTAACTAAAAACGGTGATTTAAAAAGAGGATGAAATGCAGAAAATATATACAGAATGTTAACCAAAGATCAAAGTTATGTTGAAACACATAATGCCTTACTTGATGCAATGGACGAATTACGAATTATGGAATTATTAGGTTTAGATATTGAAACATTTCTAAATCCAGATATAAATAAAGAAAAAACAACTAGTCCAAAAAGAATTAATTTAACAAAAGCAAGTTTGAACAAAAAAAGCACTCTTAAAAGTGCAAAAATTGCAAAAAGTACAAAAAGTACAAAAAGTAAAAAAACTACAAAAAGTGGAGCAACTGCAAAAACTAGCAAAAGTACAAAAACTGCAAAAACTGCAAAAAGTACAAAAACTAAAAAAAAGTAAGAATTTAATTTTAAATTAATAGACTAGATTTACCGGTATTTTTGCATTTTTATATTCGCTAAAAGTGAATTTTTGTATCAAACTGCCAAACTCAAGATATAAATAAAACACTTTTGCAAAAATTTTTGTTGTAAAAGTGTTTTTATATTTATTTATCATAAATCTAAGTTTTTCTATTAAAATTATAATTTTGTATTTTAATTTTAGTTTTTCTGCTCAAAGCCATTTAAAATTGTTATAATTTATATTGTAGATAATTTACTTCCCATTCATAGTTTAGTTTTTAGTGAAAATATAAAATTTATTCTCGACCATCCTATTCTTTTCCTTCTTTTTAGCTTAAGAAAAAATACATTATTTAGTCATTAAAATTTAATTTTTAAAGATATGAAGGAGGGCTTTGAAAAAACATTGAATTAAACCCTGGAAATTCAGAAAAATCAAATGTAGAATTAATAAGATAAACAGCTGAAAAAACAGGAATTTATCGGTTAGTTGTTAAAAAAAATAAATCCTCTTTGTTTGAAAATTCGATAGATGATGATTTGGCGGTTTCACATGTCATTCAATAACAAAAAATATTTATTTTTAGCACCTTTAATTGTTTTACCGTGGATTTTTCCAGCTATAATTTTTGCCCTTCAAAATAAAAATAATAATTTGTTCACTATAATCATAAACGATAATGAAAATTTAAAATCTAACATTTCTCCCAATAATAATTTGTTCACTATAAACGTAAAGGACAGTGAAGCTTTAAAATCCAACATTTTTTCCTATAATGATTTAATAAGATTGGATAAAAAAGAGACTATTTGACTTAAAAATAGTCTCTGAATGCCGATTTTTTTGAGCGACAATGAAAAAATTCAAGAAATAATCAAAAAATATCTATATTTTGAAGGCGACAATTTTAAAACTTACAACGGCAAAGAATTTGATAAATTGTCTGCCTTTTTCTCCAAAGAGTATGACAAAGCTACTACTGAAGGTGAAAACTTTCAAAAATTAAGTGGAAATTGAAGTTTTGTTGATTACAAAAAAATATTTACTAAAAATTTTTTTATTATCGATGGTCTTAATCAGTATAAGGAATTTTTTAAAAAAACCGATCTCAAAGAACCGTTTTTAAAATACGAAAACGATAATGAATTTTTTGCTAAAAATTTATTTTTTATATATATTAACGGGAAAAAATTAGCTAACCCATTACTTATAAATGAAAAGTATTTGCCCACTAATTTGTCCCCTATTAAATTTCTAGCTTATAAAAATCATAATTTTATTATTTCAATACCAGAAAAACTTTTTAATTATAAAGATGTAAGTAAAAATAGGAGAGGAATTCCAGAATTTGAGGATGAATTTGCTGTTTATTTTAAATTTTATCCAAAAGACAATTTCCAAAAAACAAACGAATTATCAACTATAAAATTAAATAAAATTCAGGATTTATATTTGTACAACTTACTAGACAAAACATCACCAGAATTTGTGACTTTTTTAGATTTAATGAACAAAAAAGAGAAAATTTTAGCGAGCAATAATTCGAAGGTAACCACATTATATGGGTCCAAAAATGAACAGTATTCAAAAAATGAACCCAAAACAGAAATTTTTTCAGATTTTGACGATGCAAAACAACTTATTTATAATAAAAATTTATCTAAAAACCTTGAATGAGAAGAAGCATTTCACCTCGCCAATTTATTTATTCCTAGCAAAAATATTCATGAACCTGAAAAATTTAATAAATTCATTCTCAAGTCTCAAAATGTAGATGAAATTTTTCTTGATGAAGTTTTTTATTCAGAAGTTGACAAAAACTCAGGCAAAATTACGCTCTATTCTTTAAACTACAAATCAATTTTTCCAGAAACCTTAAAAAACATTGAAAAATTTAATTATAAAAATTTACTAATGTTTGAAAAAATTGATTTTGGCGATATAAATATTAAAAATGTTGAGTTAAAAACAGTAAATTCACTCGAAGAATTTAGCAATATATATAAAAAAACACAAGGCTAGCATGGATTTAAAAAAATATAAAAAAATTTTTCTATTAGGATTTATATTAACTAACTTAGGTGCCGCTGCCGCGGTTTCGGTTGCTGTGGTTCTTAACAATAACAATAAAAAATTTTTTAGTATTTCAGACACTAAAAAAATAACTGACCTTAATAAACTTTTATGACTAAACAACCCATATTGACATAACATTTTGAAAAAACAACCTCAAAAATTAGATTTATTAATTCAAAAATACTCCCTATTTGAAGACTATTGATTTGATGATTTACGTGAAAATATCGCTTTAAGAAGATTGTCAGGCTTCTTTTATTCTGAGAGCGCCAAAAACGAAGACACAATGGAATTTAATGTTATTTGGGATCAAGGACAACTAAAAGACAAGAAAATTGCAGACAATTTCGTTGTCTTAGATAATAAAAATGATTTCTTATCTTTTATTTCTAAGTTAAAAATTGAAAAACTAAGTAAAAGAATTTTGTCAACACCTGATTTTTTTGAGAAAAAATCAGTTATTATTTATATACGCCCTCAAGATATTGCTGACGGTTCATCGTTTAATTCAAAATCAAAAATGTCATCATTAAATCCTAATCATATTTTCCAAAATAACCAAAATGATGGAAAAACAAGCATTATTTCTTTTGATTCAAAATTTAAAAATTTTTTTCACTCAGGAATAGAGTACAGATACACCGGTCCACAAAGAGCAAGGACACCAAAAGTAATAACAGGAATAAAAAAACCAAGAGTAATTGTTCCTAGACCCTCTGATCGTCCAAATACAACAACTACAGATTTTGACATTTTTTACAAAATTATAGATAAGTCAAACAAACATGTTTTTGACCGTAATTTAGATATTCATATTAAAAATATTGAAGATCTTGTACTTTACAATAAAATTATTCGCCATAAAGAAGCAAGCGAGTTTAAAAAATTTCTTTTAAAAAAGCAAGAAATTTTTATGAAAAACCCTTTTCAACTTACTCGTTTATATGCTATGCAGGAGTTAGATCCATCAAACCAAACCACTGAAGAAGACCAAATTTTTTCTACATTAGAACAGACAAAAAAATTCATTACTAATGTTTCGCAATTAAAAAATTGGGATTGGGGCAATGCTTTTCACCCTTCAAATTTGTTCACTTACAAGGATAACAACTCTGAAGAATTTAATAAATTCATACTTAAAAAACAAAATCCAAAAATTATTTTTGACGATCAGATTTTATATTGAAAGATAGACAAAGATATAATTAAAATTTATACCTTTAATTATAAAGATTTGTTTCCTAATTTTGCCGTTGAACCAGATAATTTTACAATAAATGATCTCCAAAAATTTGAAAAAATAGATATTGGAAATACTGATATTAAAAAGATAGAGTACATAAAAATCAAAACATTAGAGGAATTTAACTCATTGCACAATCAAATAACAGCAACTTAATTTTAGTTTGACAAAATTATTAAAAAAACGCCAATATTTACCATATTATGGCGGTTTTTTATTAAGACAGATTATGTGAACTGGAATAACAAGAATAAAATTTAGATTTTAATTAAATCAAATAGATACCTTGTTGGTCCATTTACTAGTTATAATTATAAATTCCTGGAATAAATTGAGGTATAGGACTAAAACACAAAGAGCAAAATATCTCAACTAAGCAACACCAAAAGTCCAATCTAATGAAGCAAAGTTGGAAATATTAGATACTTTTTGTTCAAAATTTCCAAGTTAAAATGATGAAGATTTAAAAAATTTATCTAAAATTTTAAGAAAAGGTAGATGTAAACTTTATGCTATCAAGACTATCAATTTTATTTTTGTCAATTAGAAGAACATAACTTTTAAACCAATCATAGTAGCCTACTACTGGAACAATTACAGATCTTTTGCGGTAGTCCTGGAATTTCCATTTTAATTCTATTGTTTTTGTATTTTCATTAAAATTAAAATCAACAAGATTTAACCCCTTCGCTCTTCGGTCACCCCAAGAACCAGAAAGTTTACTAACATAATTATTTAAAATAATTGCATCTTTATTTGATAAATCAATTGTTTCACTTAATTCATTAACCTGTTTTTCATCAAGATATCCCATAAGAGGTCTATGAGTTGTTGAGAATAATTTTTGCTTATCAGGTATAATTAAATCAACAAGATCTTGCTTATTTTTAATTAAATGAGTGTTATGTAATTGCTTATTATTTTCACTTTCCTTTTTTTCCTTTTTAAATGAAAGTTGATTTTTATTATGATGATTTTCATAAACAAACACATACTCATCTCTAAAATCATGGAAACTCAACGATTCTTTAGAGTTTGTTTTTGTTTTTAATTCTTCATCAGTCAATTTATGGATGTTATCTATAAAAAAACGAGGATATTCGCCTTCAAATGTTAAGACATTCTTTTTATCATTTCAAAATCGATATGCACTTATTTTTGACAACTGTTTTTGATTTTGAACATCATAAGTATAAAGCAAAAACCCACCTACACCAACTAAAATCGAGCTTTGGATTCAAAACCAGGTTCCAAGGGAGAAAAAAGTTCAAAAATTTCCTTTACTATTTTTTGACATAAGTTATAACCACCTCAGGAAGATTATTTTCATTAGAATCATAACGATATGCTTGGAATTTGTAATACCCTGTTTTTGGAATTTCAAATTCAGTAATTTCAAGATTTCTGCTACCACTAGTTGACTGACTGATTACATTATTATTTTCATCTAATATTTTTAAGTCAACATCTGTTTTATCATTTTGATTTTGATAAAGAAAGCCAAGAGTTGCTCGAATTTTATCTCCCTTGTGGAAAAAAACTCTTCTTTGGTTGTCGATGCTATTTTTTGATTTTTTCACATTTTTAAACACAAGAATGTTTTGGACAGCTTCCTCAATTTTCTTATATTGTGGTATGCCATACCCTGTTTCAGGACTATAGATTGTTGATGAATTTTTAGGTTTTCTGGATCCTGCGATTAAAGAGGTTTTAAAAATTAAAGAATCAGAACCTAAATCAAAGTAACCTTTGAATTTTTGTTTTAATGTACCAGCTATCGTTGTTATAACAGGGGCAGAAAAACTTGTTCCGCTTGCATGATATGAATAATCAACTATTTTACCACTTTCATCTTTGACTGGTGATTGTTCAGAAAAGGTGTATGTACCGGGCGCAACTACTGAAACATAGTTTAAATCACTTCCTATTTGTGAATAACTAGTTTTGTTTTCGTTAAAATCAATTGCCCCAACAACTACACTATTTCGCGACAAAGCAATATCAGCCAACACTTTTTTTGTTTTAAAGTCGTTTCCAGCAGAAACAACATTTATCAATTCGCTATTATTATATATTAAACTATCAAAATATTCTGATAGTCAATTATATTTAGAGATAAACGGCACAATACCTCAACTATTATTTACAATATTTGTGTAATATAATAGATAATTCATTTCGCCGGATATACCATTCCAATTTAAACTTATCTCAACAGAAACAAGGCCTAAAGTTGGGTTGATTCCCTTTTTCCCAACAATAATTTCAGCAACCTGCGAAGCGTGACGTGAATAACTTTCGCCGTATAACCAATGGTTTCTTCATCACAAGTCATTACCAAATCTTTTGTTTCAAGTAAAACCATAGTAATTGTCTTCAATTACGCCTCCCCACTCTAAAATACCCACTTTAACGTCTGAGTCAATAAATCTTGTAAAGTGTTTAGATCGGTCTTCGATATTCAAACCAACCATATTATATGCTTGAA belongs to Mesomycoplasma ovipneumoniae and includes:
- a CDS encoding AAA family ATPase codes for the protein MARKTKEKQKTENIAEKLTEEQQNVVNLALKGENILVDACIGSGKTSVIQVLCDKFPIDKKILYLTYNRLLKIEAKNKIKNKNVKVQNYHGFAYGLLWRNGINSSPADSIRIFLRNNISVGAYDVLLIDEYQDITEEISLLLEKIKQENPNIQIVAVGDMSQKIYDNTKLNVTDFIDKFLESYKQISLTFSFRMPKEHANMLGRIWDKTINGVNENCQIEYMELEEIKEFLSTQKPADILCLGPGFSEEMAEVLNYLEENHSDIFNKKTVYASIREKDANLSPKKNSAIFTTYDSSKGLEKPICVIFNFTINYWENRLDKITANYEIVKNIFCVAASRGKEKIIFLNPKESIPLLNEEIIKQYKNFRKRDNDLFLMSEMFDHKFDIDLQDMLKMLEVKKIKTEDTNEIKVQTHDDLIDLTPCIGIYLEASYFDGWDLDKEIEFFIATRYWDSPNMQKKLTLEYKNYIKERNSIKDLTLFFVYLKTQQERYIKQTQPDFVDDNAVDQMHKRLSKVLKKDETIQQECWMDFSDNNVTLKAQGIADVIKNEIVYELKFVSDLTTAHFLQTASYMLALKKEKGILWNIRNNEMHEIRIKNREEFSEKLAQTISKGVYKPKSQREFEESDGSN
- a CDS encoding S8 family serine peptidase — its product is MTKAKKIFFKLVRSLFILAPVSLVTFNTNLNNTFNYQNTTNFSNVSSYDVHDVYLTSSSLESEGKKINMGVNRFDIFIKNIDSGSLRDLKEALNIKFKTDFPIKYDEYTGVLSIAHVKKIDNKKLLEFIIDWLKTNKINYRKIYNFNTNTYYDDFIKNNKKTLKNIVKPNALVGRYSYPYFYSETENVQAYNMVGLNIEDRSKHFTRFIDSDVKVGILEWGGVIEDNYYGFTWNKRFGNDLWWRNHWLYGESYSRHASQVAEIIVGKKGINPTLGLVSVEISLNWNGISGEMNYLLYYTNIVNNSWGIVPFISKYNWLSEYFDSLIYNNSELINVVSAGNDFKTKKVLADIALSRNSVVVGAIDFNENKTSYSQIGSDLNYVSVVAPGTYTFSEQSPVKDESGKIVDYSYHASGTSFSAPVITTIAGTLKQKFKGYFDLGSDSLIFKTSLIAGSRKPKNSSTIYSPETGYGIPQYKKIEEAVQNILVFKNVKKSKNSIDNQRRVFFHKGDKIRATLGFLYQNQNDKTDVDLKILDENNNVISQSTSGSRNLEITEFEIPKTGYYKFQAYRYDSNENNLPEVVITYVKK
- the mip gene encoding Ig-specific serine endopeptidase MIP; the encoded protein is MKKSNFLVKNKALFLLFGLGLSSFVFYSCTTNNEIKTEQPKKDLKPGGSSQSNTENQQPKFDQNTQKSFEDKINTAYSTFEASSSQTSYQNLAKTLDEVKSSLSQLFKNEDLEKKQIDWDSAKKTLDFQLEKTGYQTDNLTKLIIGSFLDILKPIEKSRELPRPSQPEIPEDRVNKYYEQLNAVAPKGQNWAIVKDGKRTVEDQYQYDFPDNEWRYYLEKYGGGGAKVIGLDDPDGLSDYPLGNTKKVSSNLKSSLDEKAKQANQPLYDNASQRTFVLPKYDSSGNITGIDIPEHHKGDTSPAIHLDPQTGQVLRGGPGRVGLPRILPNQEYKKLTKSAISVAFRNGQFLRTHNGKEGEPDYLPPDQIVHFNNLHRGTLNIIDYKKEDNNKYPLTWYFITNAHVLNRLQVANDYHEGKIYGRDDNAYNTHNRQYNTWSLVFTKIKDSVSLNNIMPTTGEPRSESYYDTVNLTVRTKNSNIHNAGKKLESSKNFAVIDDQLNNNQEIPKDAELNVRTIVFGSNVFDKKLSDFTDQEKYKNMQELLDFAIMEVTFDNEEQAKIITKDWYDEHQDQKTNDKSTAITSDADFLKDEQYEKLPANQFYGLGFPLTEAETHQTLNEFKNKNAWESRKHSVSPYVNKDNGLYFNQDPSNQQWKDGGDLSWSRSYRSFMNKPGLTDIFIAMPYVSNGFIKITKFDSSKNVFSHTPYLFWGLGTLLDNFTGGGGMSGTGIYKDNKLYSLVFATDPRASTAVSLNLRSYGNDYKGYYGQYNLPKYDLIYGSKHQRKSYFQAMQELYKNKGIKTYLFPNGFEDSQKVDVFGDWNS